The Pyricularia oryzae 70-15 chromosome 5, whole genome shotgun sequence genome includes a region encoding these proteins:
- a CDS encoding pentafunctional AROM polypeptide produces the protein MSTANGSSPTRISILGEESIIVDYGLWLNYVTHDLLNNIPSSTYVLITDTNLHSLYVPQFETAFTSASAAATSNSSATPPPPRAPRLLTYAIPPGEGSKSRDTKAEIEDWLLEQQCTRDTVIIALGGGVIGDMIGYVAATFMRGVRFVQVPTTLLAMVDSSIGGKTAIDTPMGKNLVGAFWQPRRIYIDLAFLNTLPAREFINGMAEVIKTAAIWDAEEFSALEQNAPAILSAVRTPASAAADPNARLLPISDILKRIVLGSARVKAHIVSADEKEGGLRNLLNFGHSIGHAFEAILTPQVLHGEAVAVGMVKEAELARHLGILRPAAVARLVKCIASYDLPISLEDKRLVRMTGGKSCPVDIVLAKMAVDKKNEGKQKKIVLLSAIGKTHEPKASSVDDRAIRVVLSAAVRVQPGVRPGLKVDVTPPGSKSISNRALILAALGKGPCRIKNLLHSDDTEHMLNAIGKLRGASFSWEDDGEILVVEGRGGQLFAPSEGELYLGNAGTASRFLTTVAALCSPSSDGDATSTVLTGNARMKLRPIGALVDALRSNGINIEYMGKESSLPIRVDAAGGFGGGVIELAATVSSQYVSSLLMAAPYAKEPVTLRLVGGKPISQPYIDMTIAMMRSFGIDVQRSTTEADTYHIPQGIYTNPAEYTVESDASSATYPLAVAAITGTTCTIPNIGSASLQGDARFAVEVLRPMGCTVEQSASSTTVTGPPLGQLKGIPHVDMEPMTDAFLTASVLAAVASGTTQITGIANQRVKECNRIKAMKDQLAKFGVHCNELDDGIEVTGNSWTELTEPREIYCYDDHRVAMSFSVLSVISPHPVLILERECTGKTWPGWWDVLSGVFGVAMDGEEPLSHSTVTGSGPNNRSVFVIGMRGAGKSTAGKWMASTLGRTFMDLDTELERRHNTTIPDMVKSEVGWEGFRKFEVELLREMMETKPEGYIFSCGGGIVETPEAREALISYCRAGGAVLLVHRDTTHVLEYLNRDKSRPAWSEEIEKVYIRRKPWYQECSNFEYHSPHLGVEESAVEMPVDFARFVSLICGKSSHLREVKAKPHSFFVSLTVPNITAHTATIPKAVVGSDAVELRVDLLQDHSPEFVVRQVALLRSLCKMPIIFTVRTVSQGGRFPDADHAGALALYRVALRMGVEYVDVEMTMPEDVIETVTKAKGYTSIIASHHDPKGTLSWRNGAWMQYYNKALHYGDVIKLVGWCRTDEDNFSLLTFKTRMLAAHESTPIIALNMGEQGKLSRVLNGFMTPVTHAALPAAAAPGQLTAAEIRQALSLLSKIPKRKFYLFGKPISKSRSPILHNTLFQQTGLPHTYSRLETDKVAEVETTIRASDFGGASVTIPLKLDIMPMLDEITDAAKTIGAVNTIIPVPVQAGKQRLRGDNTDWCGMVHSLRMAGVTGKRACPASGVVVGSGGTTRAAIFALHSLGFSPIYIIARNATSVETIASSFPAEYDIRNLQGTLAYTEGMARPEVVISTIPATGDVDEGILMAVDSVLTLPMGTSNTGAARVLLEMAYTPTFTNMMARAKDAGWGTVPGFEVLAAQGWFQFQLWTDIKPVYSTASSIVMNGTSDSS, from the exons ATGTCGACGGCCAATGGGTCGAGCCCAACCCGGATTTCGATCCTGGGCGAGGAAAGCATCATAGTCGACTATGGCCTCTGGCTCAACTACGTGACTCACGATCTGCTCAACAACATCCCTTCCTCCACCTACGTGCTCATCACCGACACCAACCTTCACTCGCTCTACGTGCCTCAGTTCGAGACCGCATTTACAAGTGCTTCCGCTGCCGCTACGTCGAATTCTTCGGCCACACCGCCACCACCCCGCGCCCCACGCCTGTTGACCTACGCCATCCCGCCTGGCGAGGGATCCAAGAGCCGTGACACCAAGGCCGAGATCGAGGACTGGCTGCTCGAGCAGCAATGCACCCGCGACACTGTCATCATcgccctcggcggcggcgtcattGGTGACATGATTGGTTACGTTGCGGCCACATTCATGCGTGGTGTTCGCTTCGTCCAAGTCCCCACGACGCTGCTGGCCATGGTGGACTCGTCCATCGGCGGCAAGACAGCCATCGATACCCCAATGGGCAAGAATTTGGTCGGCGCCTTCTGGCAGCCGCGCCGCATCTACATAGACCTGGCATTCCTCAACACACTACCTGCCCGCGAGTTCATCAACGGCATGGCTGAGGTGATCAAGACCGCTGCCATCTGGGACGCCGAGGAGTTCTCTGCCCTCGAGCAAAATGCCCCGGCTATCTTGTCGGCTGTCCGCACTCCTGCATCTGCTGCGGCTGACCCGAATGCAAGGCTGCTCCCCATTAGCGACATCCTGAAGCGCATAGTCCTGGGATCGGCACGTGTTAAGGCCCACATTGTCTCTGCCGACGAGAAGGagggcggcctgcgcaaCCTCCTGAACTTTGGCCACTCGATTGGCCATGCCTTTGAGGCCATACTGACTCCTCAGGTGCTGCACGGTGAGGCCGTCGCCGTTGGAATGGTCAAGGAGGCAGAGCTTGCACGCCACCTGGGTATTCTGCGCCCGGCTGCCGTCGCCCGCCTTGTCAAGTGCATTGCCAGCTACGATCTTCCCATCTCGCTTGAGGACAAGCGTTTGGTCAGGATGACTGGTGGAAAGAGCTGCCCAGTGGATATTGTGCTCGCAAAGATGGCCGTCGACAAGAAAAACGAAGGCAAGCAGAAGAAGatcgtcttgctgtcggccATTGGCAAAACCCACGAGCCCAAGGCTAGCAGTGTAGACGACCGTGCCATCCGCGTGGTTCTCTCGGCCGCTGTTCGAGTCCAACCTGGCGTCCGCCCTGGTCTCAAGGTTGATGTGACCCCACCAGGATCCAAGAGTATTTCGAACAGAGCTCTCATTTTGGCCGCCCTTGGCAAGGGACCATGCCGTATAAAGAACCTCCTCCATTCGGATGACACTGAACACATGTTAAACGCTATTGGCAAGCTTCGCGGTGCTTCATTTTCCTGGGAGGACGACGGCGAGATCCTCGTCGTGGAGGGTCGTGGAGGTCAGCTCTTTGCCCCTAGTGAAGGGGAGCTCTACCTGGGCAACGCAGGAACGGCATCCCGCTTCCTCACTACGGTTGCGGCACTCTGCTCACCATCATCCGATGGTGATGCCACCTCAACTGTGCTGACTGGCAACGCCCGGATGAAGCTGCGTCCTATTGGAGCCTTGGTTGATGCTCTGCGATCCAACGGAATCAACATCGAATATATGGGCAAGGAGAGCAGCCTGCCAATAAGGGTTGACGCTGCGGGTGGCTTCGGTGGTGGCGTCATTGAGCTGGCTGCCACTGTTTCGTCACAGTATGTATCATCGTTGCTTATGGCCGCACCTTACGCCAAGGAACCGGTGACGCTGCGCTTGGTAGGCGGCAAACCCATCTCGCAGCCTTACATTGATATGACAATTGCCATGATGCGTTCTTTCGGCATCGATGTCCAAAGGTCCACCACCGAGGCGGACACTTACCACATTCCCCAGGGTATTTACACAAACCCAGCTGAATACACTGTTGAGAGTGACGCCAGTTCCGCCACGTACCCGCTGGCCGTCGCGGCAATCACTGGTACCACGTGCACCATCCCAAACATTGGCTCCGCATCACTTCAGGGTGATGCTCGGTTTGCTGTCGAGGTGCTCCGCCCCATGGGCTGCACTGTTGAACAATCAGCCAGCTCAACAACCGTCACCGGCCCGCCTCTTGGTCAGCTGAAGGGAATCCCGCATGTCGACATGGAACCTATGACCGACGCTTTCCTCACAGCCTCCGTACTTGCAGCTGTGGCCAGTGGAACCACCCAGATCACCGGAATCGCAAACCAAAGGGTTAAAGAATGCAACCGCATCAAGGCCATGAAGGACCAGCTTGCCAAGTTTGGCGTGCATTGCAATGAGTTGGACGACGGCATCGAAGTCACCGGCAATTCCTGGACTGAATTGACAGAGCCGAGGGAGATCTACTGCTATGATGACCACCGTGTGGCCATGAGCTTCAGCGTCCTCTCGGTGATTTCACCGCACCCTGTTCTGATTTTGGAGCGTGAGTGCACTGGCAAGACGTGGCCCGGCTGGTGGGATGTGCTCTCTGGGGTCTTTGGAGTGGCCATGGACGGCGAGGAGCCTCTTTCGCACTCTACTGTGACTGGCTCTGGTCCCAATAACCGCTCCGTTTTCGTCATTGGTATGCGCGGTGCCGGCAAGTCTACTGCAGGAAAATGGATGGCGTCAACCCTCGGTCGTACATTCATGGATCTTGACACAGAGCTTGAGAGGAGACACAACACGACAATTCCTGACATGGTTAAAAGTGAAGTGGGCTGGGAAGGATTCAGAAAATTCGAGGTGGAGCTACTTCGCGAGATGATGGAGACAAAGCCGGAAGGCTACATCTTTtcatgcggcggcggcattgTCGAGACGCCAGAGGCTCGGGAGGCACTTATTTCGTACTGCCGCGCCGGGGGAGCTGTGCTGCTTGTGCACCGAGACACAACTCACGTGCTTGAATATCTTAACCGTGACAAGAGTCGGCCGGCGTGGTCTGAGGAGATCGAAAAGGTCTACATCCGGCGGAAGCCCTGGTACCAGGAGTGTAGCAACTTCGAGTATCACAGCCCGCACTTGGGTGTCGAAGAAAGTGCTGTCGAAATGCCAGTTGACTTTGCACGGTTTGTGTCGCTGATCTGCGGAAAGAGTTCTCATCTGCGCGAGGTCAAGGCAAAGCCGCACTCTTTCTTTGTGTCCCTGACCGTACCAAACATCACAGCACACACGGCAACAATCCCCAAGGCTGTTGTAGGCTCTGATGCTGTGGAACTCCGTGTCGATCTGTTGCAGGACCACTCGCCAGAGTTTGTGGTCCGGCAGGTTGCTCTTCTGAGGTCGTTGTGCAAGATGCCTATCATCTTCACTGTACGTACTGTCAGCCAGGGCGGCCGCTTCCCAGACGCAGACCACGCCGGGGCACTGGCTCTCTACCGCGTAGCACTCCGGATGGGAGTCGAGTACGTCGATGTGGAAATGACGATGCCAGAGGATGTCATTGAGACGGTGACGAAAGCCAAGGGCTACACAAGCATCATTGCGTCTCATCACGACCCCAAGGGCACACTGTCGTGGCGCAATGGAGCGTGGATGCAGTACTACAACAAGGCGTTGCACTACGGCGACGTGATCAAACTGGTTGGGTGGTGCCGCACTGACGAAGATAACTTCTCGCTGCTGACCTTCAAGACACGCATGCTGGCGGCTCACGAATCAACACCTATCATTGCTCTTAATATGGGCGAGCAGGGAAAGCTCAGCCGCGTGCTGAACGGTTTCATGACGCCCGTCACCCACGCCGCGctacctgctgctgctgcccccgGTCAGCTGACGGCAGCTGAGATTCGCCAGGCGCTTTCGCTCCTTAGCAAGATTCCTAAGCGCAAGTTTTATCTGTTCGGCAAGCCCATCTCCAAGTCGAGGTCCCCGATCCTTCATAACACATTATTCCAACAGACGGGTCTGCCACACACGTACTCACGCCTTGAGACTGACAAGGTGGCCGAGGTCGAGACCACCATCCGCGCGTCAGACTTTGGCGGTGCTTCGGTCACAATCCCGCTCAAGTTGGACATTATGCCGATGCTTGATGAAATTACCGACGCGGCCAAGACCATTGGTGCTGTCAATACTATCATCCCGGTCCCTGTTCAGGCTGGTAAGCAGCGTCTGCGTGGTGACAACACCGACTGGTGCGGCATGGTGCATTCGCTCCGGATGGCCGGAGTTACAGGCAAACGCGCCTGTCCAGCTTCGGGAGTGGTAGTTGGTTCGGGTGGTACGACGCGCGCGGCCATTTTTGCCCTCCACTCACTTGGCTTCTCGCCCATCTACATTATTGCACGCAACGCAACGTCTGTCGAAACCATTGCGTCTTCTTTCCCAGCAGAATACGACATCCGAAACCTGCAGGGCACGCTAGCCTACACTGAGGGTATGGCGCGACCAGAGGTGGTTATCAGCACGATCCCGGCGACGGGTGATGTTGATGAAGGAATTCTAATGGCCGTCGATTCGGTGCTCACTTTGCCCATGGGTACAAGCAACACTGGAGCGGCTAGGGTGCTGCTAGAGATGGCGTACACGCCTACCTTCACCAATATGATGGCCCGCGCAAAGGATGCCGGCTGGGGAACTGTCCCTGGATTCGAGGTCCTTGCAGCACAGGGTTGGTTCCAG TTCCAGTTGTGGACGGACATCAAGCCGGTCTACAGCACTGCCAGTTCGATCGTGATGAATGGCACAAGCGATTCCTCCTGA